A genomic stretch from Deinococcus radiotolerans includes:
- a CDS encoding phosphoribosyltransferase family protein, translating into MDTFKVQIGRVTRDLPIVPVSPDVKVALFNMLGDTDVTEEAGRELARQLPADIDVLVTPEVKALSLAHVISRESGKPYIVIRKTQKPYMVDPVAREVVSITTGKPQLLVLDGFDVQKIRGRKVAIVDDVVSSGGTLHSIRQIIEEVGGEVAAVVAVFTEGQERPEVTALGHLPLFK; encoded by the coding sequence GTGGACACGTTCAAGGTTCAGATTGGTCGCGTGACCCGCGACCTGCCCATCGTGCCGGTCTCCCCGGACGTCAAGGTCGCCCTGTTCAACATGCTGGGCGACACCGACGTCACCGAGGAAGCCGGGCGCGAACTTGCCCGTCAGCTCCCCGCCGACATCGACGTGCTCGTCACGCCGGAAGTCAAGGCGCTGAGCCTCGCGCACGTCATCAGCCGGGAGAGCGGCAAGCCGTACATCGTCATCCGCAAGACCCAGAAGCCCTACATGGTCGACCCTGTCGCCCGCGAGGTCGTGAGCATCACCACCGGCAAACCGCAGCTGCTGGTCCTCGACGGCTTCGACGTGCAGAAGATCAGGGGCCGCAAGGTCGCCATCGTGGACGACGTGGTCTCCAGCGGCGGCACGCTGCACTCCATCCGGCAGATCATCGAGGAAGTCGGCGGGGAAGTCGCGGCGGTCGTCGCCGTGTTCACCGAAGGGCAGGAACGCCCCGAGGTGACCGCGCTGGGCCACCTGCCCCTCTTCAAGTAA
- a CDS encoding S8 family serine peptidase, translating to MKHTRSILAATLALSLAACSQQTATPAATAPEASAPTDAITGAYLVGFKQGNLGSQSLTEQAAVQAQAIAAAGGTMTSQWVDISAAAVKLDAAALAKLKANPSVEYVEPDYVRHAMGFKSGVKDSAVKTSLSSQNVSAQALYAPSGEFTWGDNALRVQNLRSAGYTGTGVAVCVGDTGIDGNHPEFQRKLKGFKNFVTNEANRNDPYALNDLSHHGTHVSGTIFAQLGAGTGATGIQDGMDANGVVGVATGVNLYMARVLGDTGSGSSSGIINGVNWCAAQLKSQGGTENKVVISLSLGGGSKSMTEQRAYTSVWNKGAMTIAATGNDGAAVSYPAAYTEVVGIGAVDSNLAKADFSNFGTQVDLVGPGVDVISSVPLGQGTRASASGGGVTFTQVQAADLTGKGSFTGNIVRAGDGTGTAGANEFCGTSTRNSALAGNIALISRGTCSFEEKTANAVASGAKGVMIYNNAAGALGMSLTNSYAVPVVGIQQADGQALLPKLPTTGTVAVTSADYESYNGTSMATPHVSAAAAVVWAAKPTLTNTQLLSLLTSTAKDLGTAGKDNNFGYGLVDPLKAINGQ from the coding sequence ATGAAGCACACCCGCTCTATCCTGGCCGCCACCCTCGCCCTGAGCCTCGCCGCCTGCAGCCAGCAGACGGCCACCCCAGCCGCGACCGCCCCCGAAGCCAGCGCCCCCACCGACGCCATCACCGGCGCGTACCTCGTGGGCTTCAAGCAGGGCAACCTGGGCAGCCAGAGCCTGACCGAGCAGGCCGCCGTGCAGGCCCAGGCCATCGCCGCAGCGGGCGGAACCATGACCAGCCAGTGGGTGGACATCAGCGCCGCCGCCGTGAAACTCGACGCCGCCGCGCTGGCCAAACTGAAAGCCAACCCCAGCGTCGAGTACGTCGAACCCGACTACGTCCGTCACGCCATGGGCTTCAAGAGCGGTGTCAAGGACAGCGCAGTCAAGACCAGCCTGAGCAGCCAGAACGTGAGCGCACAGGCCCTGTACGCCCCCAGCGGCGAATTCACCTGGGGTGACAACGCCCTGCGCGTCCAGAACCTGCGCAGCGCCGGCTACACCGGCACGGGCGTCGCCGTATGCGTTGGCGACACCGGCATCGACGGCAACCACCCTGAATTCCAGCGCAAACTCAAAGGCTTCAAGAACTTCGTCACCAACGAAGCCAACCGCAACGACCCCTACGCCCTGAACGACCTGTCCCACCACGGCACTCACGTGTCCGGCACGATCTTCGCGCAGCTGGGTGCTGGCACCGGCGCGACCGGCATTCAGGACGGCATGGACGCCAACGGCGTCGTGGGCGTCGCCACCGGCGTGAACCTGTACATGGCCCGCGTGCTGGGCGACACCGGCAGCGGCAGCAGCAGCGGCATCATCAACGGCGTGAACTGGTGCGCCGCGCAGCTCAAGAGCCAGGGCGGCACCGAGAACAAGGTCGTCATCAGCCTCTCCCTGGGCGGCGGCAGCAAGAGCATGACCGAGCAGCGCGCCTACACCAGCGTCTGGAACAAGGGCGCCATGACCATCGCCGCGACCGGGAACGACGGCGCCGCCGTCTCCTACCCCGCCGCGTACACCGAAGTGGTCGGCATCGGCGCCGTGGACAGCAACCTCGCCAAGGCGGACTTCAGCAACTTCGGCACGCAGGTCGACCTGGTCGGCCCCGGCGTGGACGTGATCAGCAGCGTGCCCCTGGGCCAGGGCACCCGCGCCAGCGCCTCCGGCGGCGGCGTGACCTTCACGCAGGTGCAGGCCGCTGACCTGACCGGGAAGGGCAGCTTCACCGGCAACATCGTCCGCGCTGGCGACGGCACCGGTACCGCCGGCGCGAACGAATTCTGCGGCACCAGCACCCGCAACAGCGCCCTGGCCGGGAACATCGCCCTGATCAGCCGCGGCACCTGCTCCTTCGAGGAGAAGACCGCCAACGCCGTCGCCAGCGGCGCCAAGGGCGTCATGATCTACAACAACGCCGCCGGCGCCCTGGGCATGAGCCTCACCAACAGCTACGCCGTGCCCGTCGTGGGTATCCAGCAGGCCGACGGTCAGGCGCTGCTGCCCAAGCTGCCCACCACCGGCACCGTCGCCGTGACCAGCGCCGACTACGAGTCCTACAACGGCACCAGCATGGCCACCCCCCACGTCAGCGCCGCCGCCGCGGTCGTCTGGGCTGCCAAGCCCACCCTGACGAACACCCAGCTGCTCAGCCTGCTGACCAGCACCGCCAAGGACCTCGGCACCGCCGGGAAGGACAACAACTTCGGGTACGGTCTGGTTGACCCCCTGAAGGCCATCAACGGCCAGTAA
- the pruA gene encoding L-glutamate gamma-semialdehyde dehydrogenase, whose protein sequence is MIKVQDYRPQSFIDFTKEENVKAYQDALKKVRAELVGKHYPMVINGERVDTAEKLTSLNPCDTNEVVGTTAKATIEDAERALQGAWTAFESWKKWDMDARARVLLKAAAILKRRRLEACALMSIEVGKNYAEADVEVAEAIDFLEYYARSAMKYSGFGSSETTWFEGEENGLMSIPLGVGVSISPWNFPCAIFIGMAAAPIVVGNCVIVKPAEDAGLIAGFMVDIMLEAGLPAGVLQFLPGVGKEIGEYLTTHARTRFITFTGSRAVGLHINEVAAKVQPGQKWIKRVIMELGGKDGMIVDETADLDVAVTAAVQGAFGFNGQKCSAMSRLIVVDSVYDDVVNAFVERARALKVGTGEENANVTAVVNQMSFDKIKSYLEIAPNEGKVLLGGAATGEANGKQGYYVQATIVGDVKRESRLAQEEIFGPVVSVIRARDWQDALDIANSTEYGLTGGVCSASRERMEQARAEFEVGNLYFNRKITGAIVGVQPFGGYNMSGTDSKAGGPDYLANFMQLKTVTERW, encoded by the coding sequence ATGATCAAAGTTCAGGACTACCGCCCGCAGAGCTTCATCGATTTCACGAAGGAAGAGAACGTCAAGGCCTACCAGGACGCGCTGAAGAAGGTGCGTGCGGAACTGGTCGGGAAGCACTACCCCATGGTCATCAATGGTGAGCGGGTGGATACGGCGGAGAAGCTGACCAGCCTGAACCCCTGCGACACGAACGAAGTGGTGGGCACGACCGCGAAGGCGACCATCGAGGACGCCGAGCGGGCCCTGCAGGGCGCGTGGACGGCGTTCGAGAGCTGGAAGAAGTGGGACATGGACGCCCGCGCGCGCGTTCTGCTGAAGGCGGCCGCGATCCTGAAGCGCCGCCGCCTGGAGGCGTGCGCGCTGATGAGCATCGAGGTCGGCAAGAACTACGCCGAGGCCGACGTGGAGGTGGCGGAAGCGATCGATTTCCTGGAGTACTACGCGCGCAGCGCCATGAAGTATTCGGGCTTCGGGAGCAGTGAGACGACGTGGTTCGAGGGTGAGGAGAACGGCCTGATGAGCATCCCGCTGGGTGTGGGCGTGAGCATCAGCCCGTGGAACTTCCCTTGCGCGATCTTCATCGGGATGGCGGCCGCGCCGATCGTGGTGGGGAACTGCGTGATCGTGAAGCCCGCCGAGGACGCGGGCCTGATCGCGGGGTTCATGGTGGACATCATGCTGGAGGCCGGGCTGCCCGCCGGGGTGCTGCAGTTCCTGCCCGGCGTGGGCAAGGAGATCGGCGAGTACCTGACGACGCACGCGAGGACGCGCTTCATCACGTTCACGGGGAGCCGCGCGGTGGGCCTGCACATCAACGAGGTGGCGGCGAAGGTGCAGCCCGGCCAGAAGTGGATCAAGCGCGTGATCATGGAACTGGGCGGCAAGGACGGCATGATCGTGGACGAGACGGCCGACCTTGACGTGGCGGTGACGGCGGCGGTGCAGGGCGCGTTCGGGTTCAACGGGCAGAAGTGCAGCGCCATGAGCCGCCTGATCGTGGTGGACAGCGTGTACGACGATGTGGTGAATGCCTTCGTGGAGCGCGCCAGGGCCCTGAAGGTCGGGACGGGCGAGGAGAACGCGAACGTCACGGCGGTCGTGAACCAGATGAGCTTCGACAAGATCAAGAGCTACCTGGAGATTGCCCCAAATGAGGGCAAGGTGCTGCTGGGCGGCGCGGCGACCGGCGAGGCGAACGGGAAGCAGGGCTACTACGTGCAGGCGACCATCGTGGGCGACGTGAAGCGCGAGTCGCGTCTGGCGCAGGAGGAGATCTTCGGGCCGGTCGTGTCAGTCATCCGCGCGCGGGACTGGCAGGACGCGCTGGATATCGCGAACAGCACCGAGTACGGCCTGACGGGCGGCGTGTGCAGCGCCAGCCGTGAGCGTATGGAGCAGGCCCGCGCGGAGTTCGAGGTGGGGAACCTGTACTTCAACCGCAAGATCACGGGCGCGATCGTGGGCGTGCAGCCGTTCGGTGGCTACAACATGAGCGGCACGGACAGCAAGGCGGGTGGCCCGGACTACCTGGCGAACTTCATGCAGCTGAAGACCGTCACGGAACGCTGGTAA
- a CDS encoding MerR family transcriptional regulator, whose product MFTASEVEAQTGVPATTLRQWERRYGFPRPERSANGYRLYSPHDVAAIQRMQAHLNAGVPASRAAELTQQDLDATPAEPQARDATEWSRQLTTALIGSDMDQAGAVLGHVHSQLPVEDVLTHVISPTLADIGARWERGEITVAHEHQASAFLRARLSHLMDVAGVQEGFGPLVVAACAPGEAHELGLMMLTLALRRRGVRVAYLGANVPLGDLAVFSRQQGARAVLLALNGDWALGPTREHLRDLDGLGVPLFVGGALLNGRPDLAAELGGEYAGPDAPRAAQQIAAHLHRPQGGTP is encoded by the coding sequence ATGTTTACCGCCTCCGAGGTCGAGGCACAGACCGGCGTGCCCGCCACCACCCTGCGGCAGTGGGAGCGCCGCTACGGCTTCCCGCGCCCCGAGCGCAGCGCAAACGGCTACCGGCTGTACTCCCCACATGACGTGGCGGCCATTCAGCGCATGCAGGCGCACCTGAACGCTGGGGTGCCTGCCAGCCGCGCTGCGGAACTCACGCAGCAGGACCTGGACGCCACGCCCGCTGAGCCGCAGGCACGGGACGCGACCGAGTGGTCCCGGCAGCTCACGACCGCCCTGATCGGCTCGGACATGGATCAGGCGGGCGCCGTGCTGGGGCATGTGCACTCGCAACTGCCCGTCGAGGACGTCCTGACGCACGTGATCTCCCCCACCCTGGCGGACATCGGGGCGCGCTGGGAACGCGGGGAGATCACGGTCGCGCACGAGCATCAGGCCAGCGCGTTCCTGCGGGCCCGCCTGTCTCACCTGATGGACGTGGCGGGCGTGCAGGAGGGCTTCGGGCCGCTGGTGGTGGCCGCCTGCGCGCCCGGCGAGGCGCATGAACTGGGCCTGATGATGCTGACGCTGGCGCTGCGGCGCCGGGGCGTGCGGGTCGCGTACCTGGGCGCGAACGTGCCGCTGGGCGACCTGGCCGTGTTCTCCCGGCAGCAGGGAGCGCGGGCGGTCCTGCTGGCCCTGAACGGCGACTGGGCGCTCGGCCCGACCCGCGAACACCTGCGGGACCTGGATGGGCTGGGCGTGCCGCTGTTCGTGGGCGGGGCCCTCCTGAACGGCCGACCGGACCTGGCCGCCGAGCTGGGCGGCGAGTACGCCGGGCCGGACGCGCCACGCGCCGCGCAGCAGATCGCCGCGCACCTGCACCGCCCTCAAGGAGGCACCCCATGA
- a CDS encoding phosphoribosyltransferase family protein, producing the protein MTTAPQELTVTIGDVSRTLPTVRAGGMGRVPLVEFIGDSEFTKAVAQEMVALIPAGTEVLLTVVTNALPLTHELSDRSGLPYVCARKKRRTYMQNPIIQDVPSMTLGVAETLWLDGPHADRLKGKRVTVVQDVVASGGTAQALARLVERAGGTVSGYLAAFRQGAPTMDVIALQDLPRTLS; encoded by the coding sequence ATGACCACTGCCCCGCAGGAACTGACCGTCACCATCGGCGATGTGAGCCGCACCCTTCCCACTGTCCGCGCGGGCGGCATGGGCCGCGTGCCCCTGGTTGAATTCATCGGTGACAGCGAATTCACCAAGGCTGTCGCGCAGGAGATGGTCGCCCTGATCCCAGCGGGTACCGAGGTGCTCCTGACCGTCGTCACGAACGCCCTGCCGCTGACGCATGAACTCAGCGACCGCTCGGGCCTGCCGTACGTATGCGCGCGCAAGAAACGCCGCACGTACATGCAGAATCCCATCATTCAGGACGTGCCCAGCATGACCCTGGGCGTCGCCGAGACCCTCTGGCTGGACGGCCCGCACGCCGATCGCCTGAAGGGCAAACGCGTGACGGTCGTGCAGGACGTCGTCGCCAGCGGCGGTACCGCGCAGGCCCTGGCCCGCCTGGTCGAGCGGGCCGGTGGCACCGTGAGCGGCTACCTCGCCGCGTTCCGGCAGGGCGCGCCCACCATGGACGTGATCGCCCTCCAGGATCTGCCCCGCACCCTCAGCTGA
- a CDS encoding phytoene desaturase family protein, with product MTRTVGILGGGIAGLALAARLAGRGHAVTVYDRDRLGGKLRQLMLAGEVVDTGPSLFTFPQVWRAYLRGLNEPDPLNLRPLPGGLGVHHTPHGPVPLPVPPGHPLHPHWERYEGAAAPLAPFLPVLLTTPPRLRDPLFRQAAAALLRVQGPYLTAQRWLAAQRLPPALTHALATHALNAGLAPQVAPPLYALIPALASAEIYQPERGMGALLDALLAFGQARGVQLREQTTVKSVLGQTLILSRGETARHDLLVSAMDPHRLAALLGKSAPSPLARRTVSGVGVYAVLPHPAPLPATSVLPPSSFAAFHAHVQRGALPPDTLTLVHAHTRQLSILLATPATGEPLTLPHPWVQAQLRRVEETLHTPGLLRDALDVATLAPDHYAQGGHPGGALYGPGLPAWRGGPLHPQPYRLRAGLWQVGTGVHPGGGIPAILGGVQIVDQLLQEAGW from the coding sequence GTGACCCGCACCGTCGGCATTCTCGGCGGCGGAATCGCCGGACTGGCCCTCGCCGCCCGGCTCGCGGGACGCGGGCACGCCGTCACCGTGTACGACCGGGACCGCCTGGGCGGGAAACTGCGCCAGCTGATGCTGGCCGGCGAGGTGGTGGACACCGGACCCAGCCTGTTCACGTTCCCGCAGGTCTGGCGCGCGTACCTGCGCGGCCTGAACGAGCCCGACCCCCTGAACCTGCGCCCCCTTCCGGGAGGGCTGGGCGTGCATCACACCCCGCACGGCCCGGTCCCCCTCCCGGTTCCGCCTGGACACCCGCTGCACCCCCACTGGGAGCGGTACGAGGGCGCCGCCGCGCCGCTCGCGCCGTTCCTGCCGGTGCTGCTGACCACGCCACCCCGCCTGCGCGACCCGCTGTTCCGGCAGGCTGCGGCTGCCCTGCTGCGCGTGCAGGGACCTTACCTGACCGCGCAGCGCTGGCTGGCCGCCCAGCGGCTCCCACCCGCCCTGACCCACGCGCTCGCCACGCACGCCCTGAACGCCGGACTGGCCCCGCAGGTCGCCCCGCCCCTGTACGCCCTGATCCCAGCCCTGGCCAGCGCCGAGATCTACCAGCCCGAACGCGGCATGGGCGCGCTGCTGGACGCCCTGCTGGCGTTCGGGCAGGCACGGGGCGTCCAGCTGCGCGAACAGACGACCGTCAAATCCGTTCTCGGACAGACGCTCATCCTGAGCCGTGGCGAGACGGCGCGGCACGACCTCCTGGTCAGTGCCATGGACCCCCACCGCCTCGCGGCGCTTCTCGGCAAGTCCGCCCCATCTCCTCTGGCGCGGCGCACCGTCAGCGGCGTCGGCGTGTACGCCGTCCTGCCCCACCCCGCCCCGCTCCCCGCCACCAGCGTCCTGCCGCCCAGCAGCTTCGCGGCCTTCCACGCGCACGTGCAGCGCGGCGCACTGCCCCCGGACACCCTCACCCTGGTGCACGCGCACACGCGGCAGCTGAGCATCCTGCTCGCCACACCCGCCACCGGCGAGCCCCTGACCCTGCCCCACCCGTGGGTGCAGGCGCAACTCAGGCGGGTCGAGGAGACTCTGCACACGCCCGGCCTGCTGCGCGACGCGCTGGACGTCGCCACGCTCGCCCCGGACCACTACGCGCAGGGCGGACACCCGGGCGGCGCCCTGTACGGCCCCGGCCTGCCCGCCTGGCGCGGCGGCCCACTGCACCCTCAGCCGTACCGCCTGCGCGCTGGCCTGTGGCAGGTCGGTACCGGCGTCCACCCCGGCGGCGGCATCCCCGCCATTCTGGGCGGCGTGCAGATCGTTGACCAGCTGCTGCAAGAGGCGGGCTGGTAG
- a CDS encoding complex I NDUFA9 subunit family protein: MRILVTGASGFVGQAVVKQLVQGGHDVWAGSRRGEAVGAARGVKLDVTDPGSAQRAAGQADPEAVVHLVGIIAEAGDQTFERVHVEGTRNVLAATPRGARYVHMSALGAREDSGSRYSSSKARAEALVRASGLDWTIFQPSLIFGVGDDFFGRVLRELVSKAPVVPQIGDGSFPFRPVSVQDVAQAFARAAGSRTGLHGTFTLTGPEEFTFRQLLDLELGALGKRKPIVPVPLPLMNLAVPLMQVLPKPPITRDQYAMLKEGNTAPNEPARSTFDLPMLRLQDHLPQIVQAALKK, translated from the coding sequence ATGAGAATCCTGGTCACCGGAGCCAGCGGCTTTGTCGGTCAAGCCGTCGTGAAACAACTTGTGCAAGGCGGCCATGACGTCTGGGCGGGCAGCCGCCGGGGCGAGGCGGTGGGCGCCGCGCGCGGCGTGAAGCTGGACGTGACCGACCCGGGCAGCGCGCAGCGCGCCGCCGGTCAGGCCGACCCGGAGGCCGTCGTGCATCTGGTGGGCATCATCGCGGAAGCTGGGGACCAGACCTTCGAGCGGGTGCATGTCGAGGGCACCCGCAACGTCCTGGCCGCCACGCCGCGCGGCGCGCGGTACGTGCACATGAGTGCGCTGGGCGCCCGCGAGGACAGCGGCAGCCGGTACTCCAGCAGTAAGGCCCGAGCCGAGGCGCTCGTGAGGGCCAGTGGGCTGGACTGGACGATCTTCCAGCCCAGCCTGATCTTCGGCGTCGGGGACGACTTCTTCGGGCGGGTGCTGCGGGAACTGGTGTCCAAGGCGCCGGTCGTGCCGCAGATCGGGGACGGGTCGTTCCCGTTCCGGCCGGTCAGTGTGCAGGACGTCGCGCAGGCCTTCGCGCGCGCCGCAGGCAGCCGCACCGGGCTGCACGGCACGTTCACCCTGACCGGACCGGAGGAATTCACGTTCCGGCAGTTGCTGGACCTGGAACTCGGGGCCCTGGGGAAACGCAAGCCCATCGTCCCGGTGCCGCTGCCGCTGATGAATCTCGCCGTGCCGCTGATGCAGGTGCTGCCCAAGCCACCAATCACCCGCGACCAGTACGCGATGCTCAAGGAAGGCAACACCGCGCCGAACGAACCGGCGCGCAGCACCTTCGACCTGCCGATGCTCCGGTTGCAGGATCACCTGCCGCAGATCGTGCAGGCCGCCCTGAAAAAGTAA
- a CDS encoding UbiA family prenyltransferase yields MPTDRAAPTDTRAARLSLRRVLVVSRPALWVNTVGTLVTGVWLTGRLYTLDAGVLALLAYLTLPFNLLIYGLNDLWDQEEDARSSRKGGWQGARLRAQEAAPLLRATLWWNLPALVLLTALLPHPATLLLLVAALLFAAYSLPPLRLKARPVLDGLSNVAYALPLALPALALGTPVPWWPLLALMSYSVGKHAFDAAQDIPADRAAGTRTVATTLGTRGAAAYALAWFILAAALLVPVSKLTALALLVTCGGMALALLRRPTPGHAARLYPLSIITPWIVGAVAGVQLVYLLARGQWTGP; encoded by the coding sequence ATGCCGACCGATCGCGCCGCCCCCACCGACACCCGCGCCGCCCGGCTCTCCCTGCGGCGCGTGTTGGTCGTCTCCCGGCCCGCGCTGTGGGTGAACACCGTGGGCACGCTGGTGACCGGCGTGTGGCTCACCGGCCGCCTGTACACCCTGGACGCCGGGGTGCTGGCCCTGCTCGCGTACCTGACCCTGCCCTTCAACCTGCTCATCTACGGCCTGAACGACCTGTGGGACCAGGAGGAAGACGCCCGCTCCTCCCGTAAGGGCGGTTGGCAGGGGGCCCGCCTGCGCGCGCAGGAGGCCGCGCCACTCCTGCGCGCCACCCTCTGGTGGAACCTGCCCGCGCTGGTCCTGCTGACCGCGCTGCTCCCGCACCCCGCCACGCTGCTGCTGCTCGTTGCCGCGCTGCTGTTCGCCGCGTACAGCCTGCCCCCGCTGCGCCTGAAAGCCCGCCCGGTCCTGGACGGCCTGAGCAACGTCGCCTACGCCCTGCCCCTGGCACTGCCCGCCCTGGCCCTGGGCACGCCGGTTCCCTGGTGGCCGCTGCTGGCCCTCATGAGCTACTCGGTCGGGAAGCATGCCTTCGACGCCGCGCAGGACATCCCCGCCGACCGCGCCGCCGGCACGCGCACCGTCGCCACGACCCTCGGCACACGCGGCGCCGCGGCCTACGCCCTGGCGTGGTTCATCCTTGCGGCCGCCCTGCTGGTCCCGGTCTCCAAACTCACGGCGCTGGCCCTGCTCGTCACGTGCGGCGGCATGGCCCTGGCCCTGCTGCGCCGCCCCACCCCCGGGCACGCCGCGCGCCTCTACCCCCTGAGCATCATCACGCCCTGGATCGTGGGCGCCGTGGCGGGCGTGCAGCTCGTGTACCTGCTCGCGCGCGGCCAGTGGACGGGCCCCTGA